Proteins encoded within one genomic window of Candidatus Angelobacter sp.:
- a CDS encoding ATP-binding protein: GSGLGLCITKRLTELYQGSFSIQGEPGRGTTVSLRLPKPRAK, from the coding sequence GGTTCGGGTCTTGGGCTGTGCATCACCAAACGACTGACGGAATTGTACCAGGGCAGTTTCTCAATTCAGGGCGAGCCGGGGCGCGGGACAACGGTCAGCTTAAGATTGCCAAAGCCCCGCGCGAAGTGA